The stretch of DNA AAGACCACAAAAGAAAAAGATTGGCCCTCGCAAGGAGACTTGTGGATCAGTATCTCCTAATGTGAATTGCTGTGGTGTATTAGGGGTGGATTTGGGTTCTTTGACTCGGCGAAAAATAGCATAGCCATTGCGAACTTGTTGGTTTTCTTGAATTAACTCGTAGTTAGTATCTTTAAGTAGCTTCTGATAGTTTTTGTAATTTTTTAGCGTGTTACTATCGTCTAGAAGAATAAATTTAGCGCCATAAACCTCTTTTAGTTCAGCTTCGCCTGTGAATTCTGAACCATCAATCAAGACTAAATCAAAATATTGAATCTGATGTTCCTGTTTAATTCGATCAATGCCAGCATCAGGAACCCCAGAGTTTTTTACATAATCGATGTCTTGGCGTAACCACAATAAAATTTGATCTAAAGGATAGCGATTAAGTCCTGTGGGTTGCGTTTGGTAGAATTCAATTACTTCTGCTTCGGAAGGAAAACCTTCTAAACTGACCGAGGAAACGTTATAGCACTGAACAAAGCTATCTTGGGCATATCGTTGTTGGAGTGCCGCAAAACGAGTTTGGGAAATCTCCATACAGAAAAGCAATGGCTGGTTGGGATTAAGCCTTAAACCTGTGACAAACGCTTCTGTGCTTCCTCCTCCAGCAGAAGAACCAATTTCTAAAACAGTTTTAATCGTAGGTTCTTGGACTAGATTTTTAATCGCGTAATAGAACTCATCATCCTTAATTTCAGGGGGGATGAGGTAGTTTAATTGGGAGTTTGTAAATTCGTTAGTCATACAGTAAATTTAGTCTTGGAATTTTGCTCAATCACTTGCCGATAAAACTGTTCCAACGCTCTTACGGAGCTTTGATCTTTATACACACAGGAGTGTCCTGCCTGAATCTTGGCTCGAAGGGTTTGTCGCCAATCTGCATCCAAACCAAGCTGCACAGCAATTTTGATATATTCAACTTCTGTATACGCAATGGTCTCGGTTATACCTAACTGCTTTAAGATGCCAAAAGAATGACGGCTCCGCATCATTTTTCCAGGGCAAGTCACGATAGGTAAATGACAAGCAATCGCCTCTAGCGCCGTGTTTCCGCCCGACCAATTAAAAGTATCTAAAAATACATCAGCAATGCGGTTTAAACTCAAATAGCCATTGTGACCTTGGCGAGGCAAAATCATACAATAGTCAGCACTCTTAAGCCCGTACTGAGCAAAAGCCTGCTCTAAACGCTGAGAGAATTTATTAGTAATCGCGGCGTTTTTGTGGGCAATAAACGCAAACTGGGCTTGTGGTACTTGTTGAGCGATCGCTGCAAAAATATAGTCATACTGAGGCAGATATTTAAATAGAGTTTGGCAGGATAAATATGAAACTGCATCTTCTCTCAACCTAAAATCAGCGCGAGTTTTTGTGGCTTCACTTAAGTCAGGCGGACTATAGGCAATACTAATATTAGGTAGGCATATAAGCTTTTCTGAATAGTGTTCGTCTGCATCTTCAGGCTCCATCAGTTCACTCGATAAGAAATAGTCAATGGTGGGAGAACCTGTAGTCACTGGATGCCCCCATGTGACACACTGAACGGGAGCAAGGCGAAGACTAGAAAACAAGCTCATGTAAGGATGCATACCCACATCCAGAAACACCAAAATATCAAGCTGATCGGTTCTGATCTGCTCACCTACCGCTCGGATGTAATCCAGTTCAATAACTTCTTTGACAGGTAGGTGGTGAAATACATCACAATGGTTGCGAAATTCAGCCGTGTAATCATCGGTGTGAGGATGCAAGTGGTAGCAATAAACCTCAAACTTTTGGCGATCGCAATATCGTAACCAGCCAGAAAATAGCACTCCAACTGTCTGCTTCCACATACAAGTGGAAATATACCCAACACGAACTTTTCTGTTGTTATCTAATGACGTAGCTGTTAAAGGTTTTGTCCATTGAGGATACTGGGCAGACATCAATTCATGTAATAGTTGAGAGAATTGAATTTGTAATTCAACATCATTTTGGCCTTGATAATGTAAGTAGAAATTGGTTTGTGCCCCTAGCCCTTTTAAGAGGCTGGTGCAAACTTCTTCGCTATTAATATCAGGACTTGACTGAATTTGTTGAATCAGTTGGGCTAAACCCTGGGTGAATTGCTGGCGATAAACTTGGATTTCTGCGGTTGACTCATAAAGAATAGGCAAAATTAGGTGGCGATCGCGCTCAAACAGTACCATATCCGGAAAAAATTGGGCAGCTGTATTGGCGGCGGCGATCGCAGCTGAGGTGTTACCGCTACTCCGTAAGGCCGCAATCAAATTAATGTGAAAGTCAGCACTTTGGGGATAACGTTGGGCCGCAGCCTCGTAGATTTCGGCGGTACGTTCAGGTTGATTCAGGCGTTGCAGCGAGTCACCCAGGTAACGATAAACCCGCTGAATTGCTTCCGATGCAATTCCAGGCGCAGGGGACTCTAAAAACTTCTGATACTGTTCACTAGCTGCTAGGTAATTTCCTTGGCGGTAATAACTAAAGCCTAAGTAGAAGGCAGATTTTAGCTCCGAGTCATGGGCTTTTGATGCATAGGCTTGCCCTAACTCAACCAGGATTTTGGCATCACGAGAATTGAGGTCATGAGCGGTCAGATAGTTATGAATTGCAGAATCATACTGAGCTTGTGCTAAAAAGATACGCCCTAATGCTAAGTAGGCTTCTAGCCATTTGGCATCTAGTTTGATTGTATTTTGATAAGCTTGAATCGCTGGCTCGGTTTGCTGGAGCTGCTCAAACACAAGTCCCAAACGGTAGTGATAGAGAGGGACAAAGCGGCTTACTTCTATTGCTTGCAAGAGCATTGATAAAGCATCTTGAGGGCGACCAATTTGGTAATAAAGATGCCCTAAATCACTCCAAATTTCTGCTTGCTTGGGGTCCAGTTGTAAAGCTTGCTGATATTTTTTTTCTGCTTCTATAAAGGAGTTCTGCTTTTGCAGAGTTCTTGCTTCTTGATATAAATTTTGCCAAGTTCCCATGCTGTTTTCGTACCCCAGCTATTCCTGAATCAGAAGTAGTTATAGTGACGACGACTCACTGCTTTAGTGATGCTCAATGACTCGCTGATAGAAATTCTCTAAAGCTTTAACACAAGCTAAATCATCATAAAGAAATGGTTGGCGATCGCGCATTTCCTGAATGATCCTGTTTCGCCAATCGTAATCCAAGCCTAATTTAACGGCAATTTCAATATATGTTGCTTCGTCTTTAGCAATTGTTGCAGTTACACCCAACATCTGTAAAATTGCGTAAGAATGTCGTCCTCGCATAAACTCACCTGGACAAGTCACGATGGGTAAGTTGCAAGCGATCGCTTCTAACGTGGTATTGCCTCCTGACCAGGCAAAAGTATCTAGAAAAATATCGGAGAGCAGATTGATTTGCCAATAGTCTGTCTGGCTCTGCTTTGGCAAAATAAGGCAATGCGATCGGTAATTAAGTTGATATTGAGCAAAGGCAGTTTCTAAGCGTTTTTCAAATTGCTGAGTTAATGCAGGATTGAAACTAGAAATAAAAATAAATTGGGCTTCTGGTACTTGCTGAGCAATTACTGGAAAAATATAGTCATATTGAGGTAGATATTTGAATAATGATTGGCAACATAAATAGGCGATCGCATCTGGCCGAATCTGGAAATCTGCCCGTGATTTGGATAAGGGTGGCAGTTCTGGTTTGCTATAACTAATACCAATATTGGGTAGACGAACTAACTTTTCTGAATATTGGGCTTCTGCTCCTTCTGGTTCCATCAAATCACTAGAGAGGAAATAATCGATGGTGGGGGAACCGGATGTAATGGGATGTCCCCAAGTGACGCATTGAATGGGAGCCAGGCGCGATCCAGCGAGTGAGGTTACAAAAGGATGCATGCCAATATCTAGAAACACTAAAACATCGAGTTGATTAGCTCGAATTGTCGCTCCAACGGCTTTAAAGTCTACCTCTAAAACTTCTTGTAGGGGTAAGTGATGAAACTGATAACTATGTTGACGAATTTGTTCTGTCGCTTGGTCAACTGGCTGACCTAGGTGATAGCAATACAGCTCGAATTTTTCTGGGTCGTGGTGGCGAATCCAACCGATAAAGAGTTTTCCAACTGTATGCTGCCATAGCAGGCTTGAAATATAACCCACTCGAATTTTTCGCTGCTGGTTAGGTTCGGGAAGACGAGGTTGTATCTGAATTGACCTGGCCCAGGCAGGATAATTGGTAGCCATGATTTGATTCATTAGTTGCCCATACTGAACCTGCAACGCCAAATCATTCTGACCTTGATATTGCAAATAGAAATTAGTTTGGTAACCAATTCCTAATAACGCTGCTTGCTTACCTTGAGGTGTTTCTAAATCCAACCTTGTCTTTAAACGATTTAACCCCGAAATAAAGTGATTTCTCCAATACTCGATTTCAGCTGCATTCTGATAGAGAATCGGCAGCATCAATTGCTGAGCCCTCAACAAATGTAGATCGTCTGGAAGTTGCTTTAAGCCTTGAGTCGCAACCACGATCGCCTGCTCAACTTGCCCAGAATTTTGCAGTAGGGCCAGCAGCTCGTAGTAAAACGCCTGGGCTTCCGGGTAGCGTTGAATGCCTTGCTCATAGAGAGCGATCGCCTCAGTAGGCTGCTCTAGTTTTTGAAAGCACTCTCCCAAGTACTTATAAGCCCGCTGCATCGTTGCCGCTGCCGCTTCTGGATTGGGGATGTTGATAAATTCTTGGTACTGCTCTGCGGCGGCTGCATATTTTTCTTGACAGTAGAAACTGGCCCCCAAGTAAAAAGCAGCTCGTGCTTGGTAGCAGTTGGCTTGCAGCTCCAGAGCTTGGCCCAATTCCTGCAAAATCTGGGGATTAGTAGGATTGAGTTGGTGAGCGACCTCATAGGCTTTAATCGCTTCTGGTAGCTGGGCTTTAGCGCCTAAAACTTGACCTAGCTGAAAGTAGCTCTGAGCTTGCTGGGGATGAACGGCGATCGCCTGCTGATACACTCGCTCAGCTTCATCCAGCTTGCCGGATGCCACCAATAACCGCCCTAGCTCGCTGTAGGCGTCACTCAGTTGTTCATCCAATTGAATCGCGTTGCGGTAGGCTTGCATGGCCTGGGTGCGATCGCCTAGCTTTTCCCAAACTAACCCCAACTTGTAGTGATAGTTGGCTTGCAGCCGATTGAGTTCTAGAGCTTTCAGCAGTGCTTGGGCGGCTGATTGGTATTGCCCCATTTGGTAATAGAGCCAGCCTAAGTCCTGCCAAACTGAGTCTGCCTGAGTCTGTG from Trichocoleus desertorum ATA4-8-CV12 encodes:
- a CDS encoding tetratricopeptide repeat protein translates to MGTWQNLYQEARTLQKQNSFIEAEKKYQQALQLDPKQAEIWSDLGHLYYQIGRPQDALSMLLQAIEVSRFVPLYHYRLGLVFEQLQQTEPAIQAYQNTIKLDAKWLEAYLALGRIFLAQAQYDSAIHNYLTAHDLNSRDAKILVELGQAYASKAHDSELKSAFYLGFSYYRQGNYLAASEQYQKFLESPAPGIASEAIQRVYRYLGDSLQRLNQPERTAEIYEAAAQRYPQSADFHINLIAALRSSGNTSAAIAAANTAAQFFPDMVLFERDRHLILPILYESTAEIQVYRQQFTQGLAQLIQQIQSSPDINSEEVCTSLLKGLGAQTNFYLHYQGQNDVELQIQFSQLLHELMSAQYPQWTKPLTATSLDNNRKVRVGYISTCMWKQTVGVLFSGWLRYCDRQKFEVYCYHLHPHTDDYTAEFRNHCDVFHHLPVKEVIELDYIRAVGEQIRTDQLDILVFLDVGMHPYMSLFSSLRLAPVQCVTWGHPVTTGSPTIDYFLSSELMEPEDADEHYSEKLICLPNISIAYSPPDLSEATKTRADFRLREDAVSYLSCQTLFKYLPQYDYIFAAIAQQVPQAQFAFIAHKNAAITNKFSQRLEQAFAQYGLKSADYCMILPRQGHNGYLSLNRIADVFLDTFNWSGGNTALEAIACHLPIVTCPGKMMRSRHSFGILKQLGITETIAYTEVEYIKIAVQLGLDADWRQTLRAKIQAGHSCVYKDQSSVRALEQFYRQVIEQNSKTKFTV
- a CDS encoding tetratricopeptide repeat protein — protein: MGTTWAALHREAVSLQAQGRFQEAEQQYQAILQAQTQADSVWQDLGWLYYQMGQYQSAAQALLKALELNRLQANYHYKLGLVWEKLGDRTQAMQAYRNAIQLDEQLSDAYSELGRLLVASGKLDEAERVYQQAIAVHPQQAQSYFQLGQVLGAKAQLPEAIKAYEVAHQLNPTNPQILQELGQALELQANCYQARAAFYLGASFYCQEKYAAAAEQYQEFINIPNPEAAAATMQRAYKYLGECFQKLEQPTEAIALYEQGIQRYPEAQAFYYELLALLQNSGQVEQAIVVATQGLKQLPDDLHLLRAQQLMLPILYQNAAEIEYWRNHFISGLNRLKTRLDLETPQGKQAALLGIGYQTNFYLQYQGQNDLALQVQYGQLMNQIMATNYPAWARSIQIQPRLPEPNQQRKIRVGYISSLLWQHTVGKLFIGWIRHHDPEKFELYCYHLGQPVDQATEQIRQHSYQFHHLPLQEVLEVDFKAVGATIRANQLDVLVFLDIGMHPFVTSLAGSRLAPIQCVTWGHPITSGSPTIDYFLSSDLMEPEGAEAQYSEKLVRLPNIGISYSKPELPPLSKSRADFQIRPDAIAYLCCQSLFKYLPQYDYIFPVIAQQVPEAQFIFISSFNPALTQQFEKRLETAFAQYQLNYRSHCLILPKQSQTDYWQINLLSDIFLDTFAWSGGNTTLEAIACNLPIVTCPGEFMRGRHSYAILQMLGVTATIAKDEATYIEIAVKLGLDYDWRNRIIQEMRDRQPFLYDDLACVKALENFYQRVIEHH